CATACTTGTCTCATTGAGTAAGTTTTTAAAGTAATCTCTACATCTATCTATGATAACTTTATCTTACATTAAAACTCTATCATCTTCATGCTTGATACACCTGAAATGACTCAAGTACTTAGTTTTTCGATCTCTGGCTTTCCTTAtcttaaaaatatctttatctTCTTTTGGCCATAgcatatcataaaaatcatcataAGCTCTTTTCTTGGCACCTCTTATTGCTCTATTACTAAGTCTATTGGTTTGTTTATATAACTCATACGGTCTTTGTTCTCTAACTTCTTGTCGGTTCTTGAACCTTAATTTCTTTTCCATAATGACAAGTTGCATCTCATTGTTCAAAAATTGCGTCTCCATGTCTCGTTGTCCCTTCCTTTTAGCCTCTCCAAGTACTATCCTCTCTCCACTCGTTACATGGTTAACCACGAGGTCAAATAACTCAGTGGTATCGGTTATTCTTACGCCGTACGTACGTTTATGCAtatgtaataaaaaaatttatagtataaataaaatttgaaaattacctcttttcttcttttttttttttaatcctaAAATCCTCCGAAGCCCGAGAAACTGGATCACAACGAGGCCTACGTTATTAATGTGGACTTAGTCCAATTTTTGGTCTAACTTCTTGTCTGTGATGGAAGCCCATACGTAAGCCCACGCGCAAAAAAAGAATAGGCTATATATAAGAGCTACCAAATCATCTAGGGTTTCTATGTTCATTTCAGGCTGCTGGCCGTAGACCAACAATGGGGAGAAGTAAGTTTTCTCTTCGAAATTGATCCATAATTTGTCGATTTAATAAATGATTGATATTGCTTTTTCATATCGAGTTATGAATTTGAGCTATGATGGAGCAGTCCCATCTCAATTGCTGGTGATCtttgagaatattttgtttgcttTTATGTATGATTTTTTTTCCAGTTTTTATATTTACGATCGGATTGTAGTTTATTCGTGAATTGGGCGTATACAAGTTTCTATTTTGTAGAGGTTTATACGCTTGTTTACTGTAAGAGCTTTGATCTGTGGTCAGCTTCCTTCTGCATAAGTTGTTCAATTGATTGAGGTGAGATTGATTTAGTTTTTATAAAGGTGTTCACTTGGACTACGTGTgatgtttttgttgtttttagtTAATCGGTATTTCATTCAAGTGTTCTGAACGTTATGTTGGTTAATTTGAATAACTTATTTGTGTTTACCTACAAAGAAATTGCTTGGGTAGTTTAGGTTGTGATGATTTAGTGGGATACTTGTTCTTTTTTTGTTGATGAAGTTAGtattagtttatttatttatgatttggATCAATTCTAGTTTTGTTGATTTCTGATTGCTGCAATTGATTATTCCACGGAGCTCGGTCTATGGGGAACATATTTTGATTGCCAAGTGGGAAGAAGTGTCTTCCTAAGTGGGTGACTTTATGGATATAATAGTCTTTTTTATATCTGTTACAAGTTTTTAACGAAATTCAAGTTGGAACTTCTGTGGAGGTCATCCATCTAAAATTTCCAGTTTCTTTAACCTTCAAGATGTCAAATTTGATCTTTAAGGAGTCAAATTTGATGTTTCTATTTTAGGGAGTACCTATATTTTCATATGTAGTATGTTAACAAGGCTTAAAATATAACCACCTTGGGACCAAATGCATGTGTAGTTTTACAACATTGAATAAATAGTGTTGTTATAACAAGCTGAATCTTCACCGTAGGACCTGCAAGGTGTTATCGCCAAATCAAGAATAAGCCATACCCTAAGTCTCGGTACTGCCGCGGTGTGCCAGATCCCAAGATAAGGATCTATGACGTGGGAATGAAGAAGAAAGGAGTGGATGAATTTCCATTCTGTGTTCATTTGGTCAGTTGGGAGAAGGAGAACGTATCCAGCGAGGCGCTTGAAGCTGCTCGTATTGCATGCAACAAGTACATGACCAAGTTTGCAGGAAAGGATGCTTTCCATTTGAGGGTCAGGGTACATCCCTTCCATGTCTTGCGTATTAACAAGATGTTGTCATGTGCCGGGGCTGATAGGCTCCAAACTGGAATGAGAGGTGCTTTTGGCAAGCCTCAGGGCGTTTGTGCCCGTGTCGCCATTGGCCAGGTTCTTCTTTCTGTCCGTTGCAAAGATGGTAACAGCCCCCATGCTCAGGAGGCTCTGCGTCGTGCGAAGTTCAAATTCCCTGGTCGTCAAAAGATCATTGTCAGCAGAAAGTGGTATGCCAGTTTGCTAATATTTTCTTTGATATATTTGTTTTGATGGGATTTCTAAAGACGCTTGCAGACTAtgaaatgtgatttttacttgattttaccgtTGGTTTCCTTCAAACATTTTACACAAATATATCACGTGTTTTCTCCATCTGTATTTCAGGGGTTTTACTAAATTCAACCGTACTGATTACGTGAAATGGAAATCTGAGAACAGGATTGCATCCGACGGTGTCAATGCTAAGGTTTGTCGATTGCTTAAGTACAGTTTGCAATATATTTGCTACTCATACTCGATGTATTAGTGTGCTATGCATTTTCATTGGCGCGAGGAACTAGTACTGACTGATTTAAATTTCAGTTCCTGGGATGTCATGGACCATTGGCCAAACGTCAACCAGGAAGAGCGTTTTTGTCGGAGGGTCCAGCAGCCTAGAAGTAAAGAAATCAATAGGGTTGCATCGAGCGGTTTTGGATATGATCAGTCTCTTTGGATATTCCCATTTTGGGATGTTTTGCTATGATGTGTATCcagtattttcattgttgaaCTATGTTTGAATTTGAGACATTGTGTTTTCTGTAGTTTGTTCTTTGACCTCGCTAATCGAATGAAAATCTTCAAATTTATAGATTCATTTTTTTCCGGTTCTTTGGACAATGTTTATTATTGAGTCATTTTAACAACAGTAGTGGTGTCGCGttctttttaataaataaaatatatgactCAACCAAATAAGTACAAATACCATGTGTATTTGTAGATGAGTTACGATCAAAGtcaaataaaaattacatcaaTTACTCCACAATCATGTCATTGTTGTTGAAACGTTCActattcgtttttttttttcaaatatactagaattttttttttcatattctaTCTATCCATTCAGTCGAatccatatttatatataaacacatttaaaaatatttttacaccatttaaaataaatcaaccgaCTATTATTTAAAAAGCCAAAAGAAAGTAATTCGAGACCCAAAATCGTAAATCATCAATCAAACataattttaacattttcaaaaataaattaactctaacatcctttcaaaaacatctcaaaatcataataagtcataaaatcttaaaattaactATAGCAtcatctcaaaaacctctcaaaatcattataagtcataaaatcttaaaattaactCAAATCATTTAGCATAAGTCGTAAACATAACTCATAAACGTAAGTGCGGAAAAATTAACGCTGATCGACTTTGCATCTATGTTGCCATCAAAGATGATGCCATGTTGAAATGTTCAGAATGCTAGAAAGAGTTCTGCAAGTTTTTCGGATGCAGCTTCCATTTCTCAGAACCCTTTCTGAACAAGCTCTTTGATACTGTTGAGATAGAGCATGGATCAGTTTTATTAAATCGtcgtaatttttaaattaacgaCGGTTTAGAAAAAACTATCGCTAATACAGTTTTCGCTTAACTTAATATATAATTGTCGCCACTAGTGACGGTTTTACCAAAAACTGTCGCAAATTATCTATAAATAAATTGTCGCCACTAGTGACGGTTTTACCAAAAACTGTCGCAAATTATCTATAAATACTCGTATTTTCGGTCCACATTCCTCCACATCTTCCACATCTACAATACATTTTCCTCTCTtgtacgattttagtttcgatttaggataAGTTTTTTCGATTCAATTCTTGATAAATTTCTAAGTGTTagttgagattatgaattttatttgCTTAGGAAAATAGTAAGTTTTTTttgttagatttattaaattataaaagtaattttttttattttacttaaaaaattagcgacggattatgtgtaaaccgtcgctaattagcaatGGTTCTAAACCGTGGCTACGTTTTTGTTGCAATGATATGTATCAATTTTTTaatatgaaagaaaatatggattttatgttAAAGAGTTATGCAAGTTAATGAAATACAAACCATgtatttgataaaatgcttcaatgaGCATGATGTTATAAGTGATTATATGTTATTGGGGTGGTAAGtatttaaatgaaaagaaatgcACAACGCATGAAATATGTTGGTGAATACTTGAATGATAGGAAACACACAACACACGATTCAAAACATGATGGTATTTTCAATGCCACAACCTGTAAAcggttggccaaataaatatacaagaatatgaaAATATGTATATGAGTGTCATAACACGATataaaaaatctaaataaaCCATCAATGTCATATTTGATATTATGTTATTTCATGTCTTCAtcgttaaataattttaaaagaaGGTTACATTTTCTATTTctattgtatatttattttgCTAGTACATAAGTTTCATTTGCTAATTTTTTCCAAAACTCATTCAGTTATTTTCACGTGGTTCAGGTAAGAAAGGTTAGTAAGAAACCGGTTTGTTGAAGCGATGGAGGATCATATGCCAAGCCGTTGTGAGAGGAAATGAATGGAAGTGACATGATATTAGTTTATTAGGATCAAGCGCTTACCACTAAGCCAAAAGCTATAACTGTTAGCCAATGCACAATTTTATTTCCTTATACTTGTGGTAACGCAGAGTGCACCTACTTGGGAGACTTGAACCTATGATCTCGCTCTGATATCAAATTTTAGGATCAAGCGCTTACCACTAGGCCAAAAGCTATTGTTGTTAGCAAAGACATAACTTTATTTCTTTATACTTGTGGAAGCACAGAGTACACCTACTTGGGTGCTAATAGGTCGACCCACTTAGCCAACCAGAGCAAGTGGCACAACGTCAGAAGCTTGACGCATTAAAACTCCCAGGAGGTCATCCATCTCAGTACTACTCTCATTCATGCACGCTTAACCTAATATAGTCTTTATAAATGTTCTCATGTGActtcacacacacatatatatgacACTATTACACATTTACATGTGACTATAATT
The Primulina tabacum isolate GXHZ01 chromosome 9, ASM2559414v2, whole genome shotgun sequence DNA segment above includes these coding regions:
- the LOC142555121 gene encoding large ribosomal subunit protein uL16-like — its product is MGRRPARCYRQIKNKPYPKSRYCRGVPDPKIRIYDVGMKKKGVDEFPFCVHLVSWEKENVSSEALEAARIACNKYMTKFAGKDAFHLRVRVHPFHVLRINKMLSCAGADRLQTGMRGAFGKPQGVCARVAIGQVLLSVRCKDGNSPHAQEALRRAKFKFPGRQKIIVSRKWGFTKFNRTDYVKWKSENRIASDGVNAKFLGCHGPLAKRQPGRAFLSEGPAA